One window of the Shewanella maritima genome contains the following:
- a CDS encoding prepilin-type N-terminal cleavage/methylation domain-containing protein — protein sequence MRKQQGFTLIELVVVIIILGILAVTAAPKFINLQGDAYTSTLNGLKGSLQGANTLVYSKAAIAGQEKGDDETVAISDTDNVSARYGYLQNDATSITTALQLDTTSEWTIVAGSDQTEATVLYQTNSPYDDGTGSSPAVDCHLEYTQLNLLVPYLRMK from the coding sequence ATGCGTAAGCAACAAGGTTTTACACTGATCGAATTAGTAGTAGTCATCATTATTCTAGGTATCTTAGCGGTTACTGCTGCACCTAAGTTTATAAACTTGCAGGGTGATGCTTACACCTCGACTTTAAATGGTTTGAAAGGTTCGTTACAAGGTGCAAATACCTTGGTTTACTCGAAAGCTGCTATTGCAGGCCAAGAGAAAGGTGATGATGAAACTGTCGCGATTAGTGATACCGATAACGTGTCGGCTCGATACGGGTATTTACAAAACGATGCAACTTCAATCACTACGGCTTTGCAACTCGATACAACGTCGGAGTGGACAATTGTAGCGGGTAGTGATCAAACTGAAGCTACTGTTTTATATCAAACTAACTCTCCATATGATGACGGTACAGGTTCAAGCCCTGCAGTTGATTGTCATTTAGAGTATACCCAGCTCAATCTGCTGGTGCCTTACCTACGTATGAAGTGA
- a CDS encoding tetratricopeptide repeat protein, which produces MSVINKMLQDLDKRQQPQGEQEAKEESTRSEFVRPQLDYQQQSQTSKFKGARVSKPLVILLGLLIPTVAIGVYLLQSSSQSLPQTAPDTASQPALSKTSTVPQDSQPQADATEQVTSALAEPTEPVVVAANLSEKPLSENSVSEKSSADLVANESATAATEVSVTNANQASPDAEVAVKPEAIELTSAEKPTERDSTDIKVKEVAKSDTEKASKAIDDKPAETTTIAKVKPAKDEIKPAQMVVKEVVLSKAQLAQREFAKAIDAEDNFNLERATNYYLEAIMIKPDYHEARKRLAAAHHQMQNTTRSIRVLERGVSMYPNELEFYVLMSNYLSANGEYDRALAKLDNIADNSMWARDKWIEQSAIAQQAKRPQLAEQAYRNLVRVEPNQGRWWMGLGYALDSQQSYAQAAQAYRSALDTNGLSNAAINYMENRLRELGDNL; this is translated from the coding sequence ATGAGTGTAATTAATAAGATGCTGCAAGATTTGGACAAAAGGCAGCAACCTCAAGGTGAGCAAGAGGCCAAGGAAGAGTCTACACGTAGTGAATTTGTTCGCCCACAACTTGATTACCAACAGCAATCACAGACGTCCAAGTTCAAAGGTGCAAGGGTTTCTAAGCCGTTAGTGATTTTATTAGGTTTACTGATCCCTACTGTAGCTATTGGCGTGTATTTACTGCAGTCTTCATCGCAATCTTTACCGCAAACAGCGCCGGACACCGCATCGCAACCTGCGCTTAGTAAGACTTCAACAGTGCCTCAAGATTCGCAGCCTCAAGCTGACGCAACAGAGCAAGTTACATCAGCACTAGCTGAACCTACAGAGCCTGTTGTGGTCGCGGCAAACTTAAGCGAAAAGCCGTTAAGTGAAAACTCGGTGAGCGAAAAGTCGAGCGCTGACTTAGTCGCGAATGAATCAGCCACTGCCGCTACTGAGGTGAGTGTCACCAATGCTAATCAGGCTAGCCCTGATGCTGAAGTTGCAGTTAAACCTGAAGCAATAGAGTTAACCTCAGCTGAAAAGCCAACAGAACGAGATAGTACAGATATTAAGGTTAAAGAAGTCGCTAAGTCTGACACTGAAAAGGCGAGTAAAGCTATTGATGATAAGCCTGCTGAAACTACGACCATCGCTAAGGTTAAGCCTGCAAAGGATGAAATAAAACCCGCTCAGATGGTGGTTAAAGAGGTAGTACTAAGTAAAGCGCAATTAGCTCAGCGAGAGTTTGCCAAGGCGATAGATGCTGAAGATAACTTCAACCTTGAACGCGCTACCAACTATTATCTTGAAGCTATCATGATTAAGCCTGACTATCACGAGGCGAGAAAGCGTTTAGCAGCTGCCCACCACCAAATGCAAAATACTACTAGGTCAATCCGTGTGCTAGAACGCGGCGTAAGTATGTACCCAAATGAGTTGGAATTTTATGTATTGATGTCTAATTACTTATCGGCAAATGGTGAGTACGATAGAGCTTTAGCCAAATTAGACAATATTGCCGATAACAGTATGTGGGCTCGCGATAAGTGGATCGAGCAAAGTGCCATAGCTCAGCAAGCGAAAAGACCACAGTTAGCAGAGCAAGCTTATCGTAACCTAGTACGTGTTGAGCCTAATCAGGGTCGTTGGTGGATGGGGTTAGGTTATGCACTCGACTCGCAGCAATCTTATGCCCAGGCTGCTCAGGCATACCGCTCAGCACTTGACACCAATGGGCTGTCAAACGCCGCAATTAACTATATGGAAAACCGTTTACGAGAGTTAGGAGATAACCTATGA
- a CDS encoding type II secretion system F family protein translates to MALFEYRGRDAQGQSVKAQLEAASESAAADTLLSRGIIPLELREVKQGKGISLASIFGSKVSLEELQIFTRQMYSLTRSGIPILRAIAGLSETTHSQRMKDALDDISEQLTSGRPLSSAMNQHPDVFDSLFVSMVHVGENTGKLDEAFLQLSGYIEREQETRRRIKSAMRYPMFVLLAIALAMVILNIMVIPKFADMFSRFGAELPWATKLLISTSNLFVNYWPHMLVALVGVVVGVRVWHQTEKGEKQWDKWKMHIPAVGSIIERSTLSRYCRSFSMMLSAGVPMTQALSLVADAVDNAYMHDKIVNMRRGIESGESMLRVSNNSEMFTPLVLQMVAVGEETGQIDQLLTDAADFYEGEVDYDLKNLTAKLEPILIGFVAGIVLILALGIYLPMWDMLNVVKGGG, encoded by the coding sequence ATGGCATTATTTGAATATCGCGGAAGAGACGCACAAGGGCAGTCAGTAAAAGCCCAGCTTGAAGCTGCCAGCGAGAGTGCTGCAGCGGATACCTTGCTGTCTCGCGGTATTATTCCACTAGAGTTACGAGAGGTAAAACAGGGCAAGGGGATTTCACTTGCGAGTATTTTCGGCAGTAAGGTTTCGTTAGAAGAACTGCAAATTTTTACTCGCCAGATGTACTCGTTAACGCGATCAGGTATTCCTATTCTTCGGGCTATTGCTGGATTGTCTGAAACCACCCACTCTCAAAGGATGAAAGATGCGCTTGATGATATTTCTGAGCAGCTTACATCTGGTCGCCCGCTTTCATCGGCGATGAATCAGCACCCTGATGTGTTCGATTCTTTATTTGTGTCTATGGTTCATGTCGGCGAAAACACAGGTAAGCTAGATGAGGCTTTTCTACAGTTGTCAGGTTACATCGAGCGCGAGCAGGAAACTCGCAGGCGAATTAAGTCGGCGATGCGCTACCCTATGTTTGTTTTGCTCGCCATTGCACTAGCAATGGTGATCCTCAATATCATGGTGATCCCTAAGTTTGCAGATATGTTCTCGCGCTTCGGCGCTGAGCTGCCTTGGGCAACGAAACTACTTATTTCAACATCTAACCTTTTTGTGAATTACTGGCCGCACATGCTGGTGGCATTAGTTGGTGTTGTGGTTGGCGTTCGAGTATGGCACCAAACAGAAAAAGGTGAGAAACAGTGGGATAAGTGGAAGATGCACATTCCAGCTGTTGGCTCCATTATTGAGCGTTCGACCCTGTCACGTTATTGCCGCAGCTTCTCGATGATGCTCAGCGCTGGTGTGCCAATGACACAAGCATTAAGTTTGGTTGCTGATGCGGTCGACAACGCCTATATGCATGACAAAATCGTTAACATGCGACGCGGTATTGAATCGGGTGAGTCAATGCTTAGGGTGTCCAACAACAGTGAGATGTTTACACCCTTAGTGCTGCAAATGGTTGCTGTAGGTGAAGAAACTGGACAAATCGATCAGCTACTTACCGATGCTGCAGACTTTTATGAAGGTGAGGTTGATTATGACCTCAAGAATTTGACCGCTAAGTTAGAGCCAATCTTAATTGGTTTTGTTGCAGGAATAGTGCTCATTCTAGCCTTGGGTATTTACCTGCCTATGTGGGATATGCTCAATGTTGTGAAAGGTGGCGGTTAG
- a CDS encoding type II secretion system protein codes for MQKQQGFTLIELVVVIIILGILAVTAAPKFINLQGDARVSALQGLKASIQGANTLVYSKAALAGKEKGTSQTVTISGDASASPATNVDVTTDYGYMTALLVNFQNAVQIDVAAGTDPGAAGLTTEWIFDAATGDFWQVGAPSTCKLTYTAAASAGALPTFSAIPAATDC; via the coding sequence ATGCAAAAGCAACAAGGTTTTACATTAATTGAGTTGGTGGTAGTTATCATCATCCTGGGTATTTTGGCGGTTACTGCTGCTCCTAAATTCATCAACTTACAAGGCGATGCTCGCGTATCTGCTCTTCAAGGTTTAAAAGCATCTATTCAAGGTGCAAACACTTTAGTCTATTCTAAAGCTGCTTTAGCGGGCAAAGAGAAGGGCACTAGTCAAACGGTTACCATCTCTGGTGATGCATCAGCAAGCCCTGCAACTAACGTAGACGTGACAACTGATTATGGCTACATGACAGCATTGCTTGTTAATTTTCAAAATGCAGTGCAAATTGATGTCGCTGCTGGCACAGACCCTGGAGCCGCAGGTTTAACAACCGAGTGGATTTTCGATGCTGCTACAGGTGATTTTTGGCAAGTAGGTGCCCCATCAACATGCAAGCTAACATACACTGCTGCAGCATCTGCTGGTGCGTTACCGACGTTTTCAGCTATCCCAGCAGCAACTGATTGTTAA
- a CDS encoding type II secretion system protein: protein MRTQQGFTLIELVVVIIILGILAVVAAPKFINLQGDARLSTLKGMKAAIQSANSLVYSKASLAGEEKKQSGEVDIGSVDKDGHKLYLYTAYGYIGASMPQVGQVLGENFNLATSRTDPTIAVDEGSEWTAYDGSNSQGINQLTIWQKGAPASCAVHYYPAQNAQSQPTFGPLPAASDC, encoded by the coding sequence ATGCGTACACAGCAGGGCTTTACCCTTATTGAGCTTGTAGTGGTGATTATTATTTTGGGGATACTTGCGGTCGTTGCAGCTCCCAAATTTATCAACCTACAAGGCGATGCTCGTTTATCGACTCTAAAAGGTATGAAAGCTGCGATTCAAAGCGCCAATAGTTTGGTTTATTCAAAAGCCTCGCTTGCAGGAGAAGAGAAAAAACAAAGTGGTGAAGTGGATATTGGCTCAGTGGACAAAGATGGTCACAAGCTTTACCTATATACAGCATACGGATATATAGGTGCCAGCATGCCTCAAGTTGGCCAGGTACTGGGGGAAAACTTTAACTTAGCGACTAGTCGCACAGACCCCACTATTGCTGTTGATGAAGGTAGTGAGTGGACAGCCTATGATGGCAGTAACTCTCAAGGTATCAACCAGCTAACTATTTGGCAGAAGGGTGCACCAGCGAGCTGTGCTGTGCATTATTACCCAGCACAAAATGCTCAAAGCCAACCAACCTTTGGCCCTTTACCTGCAGCATCGGATTGCTAG
- a CDS encoding type II secretion system protein, producing MVTKQKGFSLIELVIVIVILGLLAATAIPRFLNVTDDAENASIDGVAGGLSTAVGFVRAQWEVDGRRNTAVILDGTSISLDTRFGFPTGLTNTDVTSVTDTHCQEIFNNVLQSAPRNVLYNADARNQRYTVRVLNGVGGSSTAIDGTTVSGIDLCVYHQVASLVLNQTTGVPTPAPDLNTAGAKGITYNPATGQVLSFTNN from the coding sequence ATGGTTACAAAGCAAAAAGGCTTCTCGTTAATCGAACTGGTTATCGTGATTGTGATTTTAGGTTTATTGGCTGCAACAGCTATTCCGCGTTTTTTAAACGTAACTGATGATGCTGAGAATGCGAGTATCGACGGTGTTGCTGGTGGTTTATCGACTGCGGTAGGCTTTGTGCGAGCACAGTGGGAAGTTGATGGTCGCCGTAATACTGCAGTGATTTTAGATGGCACCAGTATCTCATTAGACACTCGTTTTGGTTTTCCAACAGGCTTAACCAATACCGATGTTACTTCAGTAACAGACACGCACTGTCAGGAAATCTTTAATAACGTGCTGCAAAGTGCGCCTCGTAACGTACTTTATAATGCTGATGCTCGTAACCAACGCTACACGGTACGCGTACTCAATGGCGTAGGCGGCAGCTCAACAGCTATTGATGGCACAACGGTTTCTGGCATTGACCTATGTGTATACCACCAGGTTGCGTCGCTAGTGCTAAACCAAACTACAGGTGTACCAACGCCTGCTCCAGATTTAAATACAGCCGGTGCTAAAGGCATTACCTATAACCCAGCAACGGGTCAGGTATTGTCATTCACTAATAACTAA
- a CDS encoding GspE/PulE family protein: MKPKLKMRLGDLLVQEQIITEEQLQQALSEQRNTGRKLGRTLIDLQCISENQLLQFLSQQLNLPYLDISRRPIPPEVVNLLPEVQARRYRALVVESHHDHLLVAMSDPADLQAIDNLEVLIAPKQLKLAVCPEQQLLDAFDNLYRRTDQIAEIAGKLEEEYAADDMFDLANLTQGDSDSETTVVKLLQSIFEDAVQMRASDIHIEPGETVLRIRQRIDGQLHENTLNEVNIASALVLRLKLMAGLDISEKRLPQDGRFHIEINGHKIDVRMSTMPIYHGESVVMRLLDQTAGLRTLDETGMPPAIVDRIRKQIRRPHGMLLVTGPTGSGKTTTLYGILSELNTADRKIITVEDPVEYQLPRINQVQVSHKIGLDFSHVLRTTLRQDPDIIMVGEMRDQETVEIGLRGALTGHFVLSTLHTNDAVTSALRLLDMGAAAYLVASALRVIIAQRLVRRVCNNCAVDYQPTAAERSWLSSVGHIDLAQAKFRKGTGCQSCNGSGYRGRIGIFEILELDENMIDAMRTGNPQDFARAAKQSPNFIPLAESAMEYLQRGTTTIEEVAKLVEDVSESTVPLADELVNQPHGGI, from the coding sequence ATGAAGCCGAAGTTGAAGATGCGATTAGGTGATTTGCTAGTTCAAGAGCAGATTATTACTGAAGAGCAACTGCAGCAAGCCCTTTCTGAGCAACGCAATACTGGCCGCAAGTTAGGTCGTACCTTAATTGACTTACAGTGCATCAGTGAAAATCAGCTGCTGCAATTTTTGTCGCAACAGTTGAATTTACCTTATTTGGATATCAGCCGCCGCCCAATTCCACCTGAAGTGGTTAATTTACTGCCGGAAGTGCAAGCGCGCCGCTATCGTGCGTTAGTGGTTGAAAGTCATCATGACCACTTACTGGTGGCAATGAGCGACCCTGCTGATTTACAAGCTATCGACAATCTTGAAGTCTTGATAGCGCCCAAGCAGTTAAAGTTAGCTGTTTGTCCTGAGCAACAGTTGCTTGATGCTTTTGATAATTTATATCGACGCACAGATCAAATTGCTGAAATTGCCGGTAAGTTAGAAGAAGAATACGCCGCCGACGATATGTTCGATTTGGCGAACTTAACTCAAGGCGACAGCGATAGTGAAACTACCGTTGTAAAACTGCTGCAGTCGATTTTTGAAGATGCGGTGCAAATGCGCGCATCGGATATTCATATTGAGCCAGGCGAAACAGTGCTGAGGATCCGTCAGCGTATTGATGGTCAGTTACATGAAAACACCTTAAATGAGGTAAACATTGCCTCGGCCTTGGTGCTGCGTTTGAAGTTGATGGCAGGTCTGGATATTTCAGAGAAACGTTTGCCTCAAGATGGCCGTTTCCATATTGAGATTAATGGGCACAAGATTGACGTTCGTATGTCCACCATGCCGATTTATCACGGTGAGTCAGTAGTAATGCGTTTACTCGACCAAACCGCTGGCTTACGTACCCTTGATGAAACCGGTATGCCGCCGGCGATTGTCGATCGCATTCGCAAACAAATTCGTCGACCTCATGGCATGTTGTTGGTCACCGGGCCGACAGGTAGCGGTAAAACTACCACGCTTTACGGTATCTTGAGTGAGTTAAATACTGCTGATAGAAAGATTATTACTGTAGAAGACCCAGTTGAGTATCAGTTACCTAGGATCAATCAGGTGCAAGTGAGCCATAAGATTGGTCTCGATTTTTCGCACGTTTTAAGAACAACCTTACGTCAAGACCCGGACATCATCATGGTGGGTGAGATGCGTGATCAAGAGACTGTCGAAATTGGTCTTAGAGGTGCATTGACTGGTCACTTCGTTCTGTCAACTTTGCATACCAATGATGCGGTAACCAGTGCGCTGCGTTTACTTGATATGGGCGCGGCGGCTTACCTAGTTGCAAGTGCGCTAAGAGTGATTATTGCTCAGCGACTGGTACGTCGAGTATGTAATAACTGCGCAGTTGACTATCAGCCTACTGCAGCTGAGCGTAGCTGGCTGTCTAGTGTTGGCCACATTGATTTAGCTCAGGCGAAATTTAGAAAAGGAACAGGGTGTCAAAGCTGTAATGGCTCGGGCTATCGTGGACGTATTGGTATTTTCGAAATACTTGAGTTAGACGAAAACATGATTGATGCAATGCGTACCGGTAATCCACAAGACTTTGCTCGTGCTGCTAAACAAAGCCCTAACTTTATTCCGTTAGCCGAATCGGCCATGGAGTATTTACAACGAGGCACTACAACTATTGAAGAAGTCGCTAAACTTGTAGAAGACGTAAGCGAGTCGACAGTCCCATTAGCGGATGAGTTAGTTAATCAACCTCATGGCGGGATTTAA
- a CDS encoding ExeA family protein: protein MYLQHFGLSQFPFTLTPNTEFFFGLAPHVEALQVLQTAIETGEGFIKVTGEVGTGKTLVCRKLLSDLPTQYYCAYLPNPYLTPVELRWAVANELKVDAPGDTNQQQLTLLIQKRLMELHQKGYHVILVLDEAQSLPDDSIEALRLFTNLETESSKLLQVVLFGQQELDERLSTAKFRQLRQRITFSYHLRPLSWDEVQAYMLHRLKVAGYQGNNLFTEADIKFLAKAARGIPRLVNILAHKSLLLCFGEGAKQVSIKHCRGAVIDTEDVELQSVVSNRYKWGWLLALLVAIAAVVSGLQQDCCSDLLARMRDLI from the coding sequence ATGTATTTGCAGCATTTTGGTTTATCACAGTTTCCATTCACTTTAACGCCAAATACTGAATTCTTTTTTGGCTTAGCGCCTCATGTAGAGGCGCTACAAGTGCTACAAACAGCCATTGAAACCGGTGAAGGCTTTATTAAGGTAACTGGTGAGGTGGGTACAGGTAAAACACTAGTATGCCGTAAGTTACTTAGCGATTTACCAACGCAATACTATTGTGCCTATCTACCTAACCCATACTTAACTCCAGTTGAGCTGAGGTGGGCGGTTGCTAACGAGCTTAAAGTCGATGCGCCAGGCGATACTAATCAGCAGCAATTAACCTTACTTATCCAAAAGCGTTTGATGGAACTGCATCAAAAAGGTTATCACGTTATTTTAGTGTTGGATGAAGCTCAATCTTTACCTGATGACAGTATCGAGGCATTAAGACTTTTTACTAACCTCGAAACTGAAAGTAGCAAGCTTTTGCAAGTTGTTCTGTTTGGTCAGCAAGAGTTAGATGAGCGCTTAAGTACCGCAAAGTTTAGGCAGCTTAGGCAGCGCATCACCTTTAGTTATCATTTACGTCCGCTCAGTTGGGACGAAGTACAGGCTTACATGTTGCACAGACTTAAGGTTGCCGGCTATCAAGGTAATAACCTATTTACTGAGGCTGATATTAAGTTTCTCGCCAAAGCAGCGCGTGGTATCCCGCGTTTGGTCAACATTCTCGCTCATAAAAGCCTACTGTTGTGCTTTGGTGAAGGCGCCAAACAGGTGAGTATCAAGCATTGCCGTGGCGCAGTGATCGATACCGAAGATGTTGAGTTACAGAGTGTTGTTTCGAATCGTTATAAATGGGGCTGGTTGCTGGCGTTACTTGTAGCCATTGCAGCTGTCGTTAGTGGACTACAACAGGATTGTTGCAGTGACTTACTTGCACGAATGAGAGATTTGATATGA
- the mshL gene encoding pilus (MSHA type) biogenesis protein MshL produces MKSLKILTPVLSLCLVACQSTNRPEPTAVKGALNESVQTATAPAKATPPPAVMPADVQAELNNSRNIAATSPARPAERRFDVSANDVDAKVFFPSLVKGTPLSVAVHPDVEGSISLSLKGVTLSEAVQVVEDIYGYEVSREGRILRIFPAGMRTETFPLNYLYMEREGLSLTSVSSGRISDNNNNSNNNNSSNNSSNNFSNNSSNNSNGNNNNNNSSDNTNGTFIRSKTKTDFWGELEDTLASIIGHTGDGRKVVITPQAGLVTIRAYPNELRQVREFIKKAESHLQRQVILEAKILEVTLSDGYQQGIQWDNVVGHIGDTDITFGTGAGQGLSDSITSVIGGVTSINVKGSDFNTMISLLDTQGDVDVLSSPRVTASNNQKAVIKVGNDEYFVTDVSSTTVAGTTPVTTPQVELTPFFSGIALDVTPQIDEDGNVLLHVHPSVIDVKEQTKEIKVSDSTLELPLAQSEIRESDTVIKAASGDVVVIGGLMKSDSVELVSKVPLLGDIPLLGEAFTNRSQSTKKTELIIMLKPTVVGGDTWANELQRSQDLIERWYPSEQ; encoded by the coding sequence ATGAAATCGTTGAAAATTTTAACCCCAGTACTATCCCTATGTTTAGTGGCTTGTCAGTCTACTAATCGTCCTGAGCCGACAGCGGTTAAAGGCGCGTTAAATGAGTCTGTGCAAACTGCTACTGCGCCAGCTAAAGCTACTCCACCACCTGCGGTTATGCCTGCAGATGTGCAAGCTGAACTGAATAACTCACGCAATATTGCTGCTACAAGTCCGGCTCGCCCAGCTGAGCGACGTTTTGATGTGTCGGCAAATGATGTGGATGCAAAAGTGTTCTTTCCAAGCCTGGTTAAAGGCACTCCGTTAAGTGTTGCAGTGCATCCAGATGTAGAGGGCAGTATTTCCTTATCGTTAAAAGGTGTGACCCTTTCTGAAGCGGTGCAAGTGGTAGAGGATATTTACGGTTATGAAGTGAGTCGTGAAGGCCGCATATTACGTATTTTCCCAGCAGGTATGCGTACCGAGACTTTCCCGCTGAACTACTTGTACATGGAACGTGAAGGGTTATCGTTAACCTCTGTTAGCTCGGGCCGCATTTCAGATAACAATAATAATTCGAACAACAATAACAGCAGTAACAACAGCTCGAACAACTTCAGCAATAATAGTAGTAATAACTCCAACGGCAATAACAACAATAACAATAGCAGTGACAACACTAATGGCACTTTTATTCGTTCAAAAACCAAAACCGACTTCTGGGGTGAGCTAGAAGATACGCTGGCTTCAATTATTGGTCACACTGGTGATGGTCGCAAGGTTGTGATCACCCCACAAGCAGGCTTAGTGACGATTCGCGCTTATCCAAATGAACTGCGCCAGGTGCGTGAGTTTATTAAAAAGGCCGAATCGCATCTGCAGCGTCAGGTGATCTTAGAAGCGAAAATCTTAGAAGTGACTCTGTCTGATGGTTACCAGCAAGGTATTCAATGGGACAATGTTGTAGGCCACATTGGTGATACCGATATTACCTTTGGTACCGGTGCAGGTCAGGGCTTAAGCGACTCTATTACGAGCGTGATTGGCGGGGTTACATCTATCAATGTTAAAGGTAGTGACTTTAATACCATGATCAGCTTGCTTGATACCCAAGGTGATGTTGATGTGCTTTCAAGCCCACGCGTAACTGCGTCTAACAACCAAAAAGCGGTGATTAAAGTTGGTAATGATGAGTATTTTGTGACTGACGTATCGTCAACAACCGTTGCAGGTACTACGCCAGTGACAACGCCGCAGGTCGAGCTAACGCCATTCTTCTCTGGTATCGCGTTAGATGTTACCCCTCAAATTGATGAAGATGGCAATGTACTATTACATGTTCACCCTTCAGTCATCGACGTTAAAGAGCAAACTAAAGAGATTAAAGTCAGTGACTCAACCCTTGAACTGCCGCTTGCACAAAGTGAGATCCGCGAGTCTGACACTGTCATTAAAGCTGCGTCAGGTGACGTTGTAGTCATTGGTGGTTTGATGAAGAGCGATAGCGTTGAGCTAGTATCAAAGGTTCCACTACTGGGTGATATTCCTCTTTTGGGTGAAGCCTTTACTAATAGAAGTCAATCAACCAAGAAGACTGAACTCATCATTATGCTTAAGCCGACAGTGGTGGGTGGTGATACCTGGGCGAATGAGTTACAGCGTTCACAAGACTTAATCGAGCGTTGGTATCCTTCTGAGCAGTAA
- a CDS encoding pilus assembly FimT family protein: MINSVKMARGFTLIELVVVIIILGILAVVAAPKFINLQTDARTSTLNGLKGAIQGANTIAYSKAAINGVQDVGDAVASDSGTSRVDIGTGTDAKLNFGYLQSTDVELINAMDISLDTDPSNSADWYIELGEDGAKTAKLFQAGSPYIADDTKECFLEYTPAAAADQIPTYVVKASGC, translated from the coding sequence ATGATTAACTCTGTAAAAATGGCGCGAGGGTTCACCCTTATTGAGCTTGTTGTAGTCATTATAATTTTAGGTATTTTGGCGGTAGTCGCTGCGCCTAAGTTTATAAATTTGCAAACCGATGCGCGCACTTCTACGTTGAATGGTTTGAAAGGGGCAATTCAAGGGGCGAATACTATCGCTTATTCAAAGGCGGCCATTAATGGTGTGCAAGATGTAGGTGATGCTGTGGCTTCAGATAGTGGCACGTCTAGGGTCGATATCGGCACAGGCACAGACGCTAAACTTAATTTTGGGTATTTGCAGTCAACAGACGTTGAGTTAATTAATGCCATGGATATTTCATTAGATACAGACCCAAGTAACTCTGCTGATTGGTACATTGAGTTAGGCGAAGATGGTGCTAAAACAGCTAAGTTATTTCAGGCTGGCTCGCCTTATATTGCCGATGACACTAAAGAGTGTTTTTTAGAGTACACGCCCGCAGCTGCAGCTGATCAAATTCCTACCTATGTGGTTAAAGCGAGTGGCTGTTAA
- a CDS encoding prepilin-type N-terminal cleavage/methylation domain-containing protein yields MKSSQQGFTLIELVVVIIILGILAVTAAPKFINLQGDARVSTLQGVKAAIQGGNTLVYSKAALAGEEKKGANSDRGSVAIDALKIVSTRFGYMEGKQAEIVKAVQLDTSEWTLTDESTPGVVKIQQVGAPDSCYILYTEAQAEGALPSFRSDVKADPADTEYLAMPRPSDC; encoded by the coding sequence ATGAAGTCGTCTCAACAGGGTTTTACCCTTATTGAACTGGTCGTTGTGATCATTATTCTTGGCATTTTAGCGGTCACTGCAGCACCGAAGTTTATTAATTTGCAAGGTGATGCCCGTGTATCAACACTGCAGGGGGTTAAGGCAGCAATTCAAGGCGGCAATACGCTGGTATATTCTAAGGCAGCACTTGCTGGCGAAGAGAAAAAAGGCGCAAATAGTGATCGTGGTAGCGTTGCGATTGATGCATTAAAAATTGTAAGTACTCGCTTTGGCTATATGGAAGGTAAACAGGCTGAGATTGTTAAAGCTGTACAACTAGATACAAGCGAGTGGACATTGACTGATGAGTCCACTCCTGGTGTGGTTAAGATCCAGCAAGTGGGTGCGCCTGACAGTTGCTACATTCTATACACTGAAGCGCAAGCAGAAGGCGCATTACCTAGCTTTAGAAGTGATGTAAAAGCCGATCCTGCAGACACTGAATACTTAGCTATGCCACGCCCATCAGACTGCTAG